One genomic segment of Negativicutes bacterium includes these proteins:
- a CDS encoding TIGR00282 family metallophosphoesterase — protein MNILIIGDICGSPGRQATKKYIEKIKIEYGIDFVIANGENSAGGVGITKPVLDELYSLGIDVVTTGNHIWDKKDVFEFIEDEPYLVRPANYPHTSPGQGFCIYDYQSSKIGIINISGRTFMPALDCPFQVVDTILAKIKTLCDIIIVDFHAEATSEKMAMGWHLDGKVSAVVGTHTHIQTADERILTKGTGYITDLGMVGPWNSILGVEKEIIINKFITALPTKFNLAKGPNVFSAVVLKVDETNGECVDICRILLKEEEKNI, from the coding sequence ATGAATATATTAATTATTGGTGATATTTGTGGCTCGCCAGGGCGACAAGCTACTAAAAAATATATTGAAAAGATTAAAATAGAATATGGTATTGATTTTGTTATTGCTAACGGAGAAAATTCAGCAGGGGGAGTTGGTATAACCAAACCTGTTTTAGATGAACTATATAGTTTAGGAATAGATGTTGTAACAACCGGAAATCATATTTGGGATAAAAAAGATGTTTTTGAATTTATTGAGGATGAACCTTACTTGGTCAGACCGGCAAATTATCCACACACTTCGCCTGGTCAAGGCTTTTGTATTTATGATTATCAAAGTAGTAAAATCGGTATAATTAATATTTCAGGACGAACTTTTATGCCGGCATTGGATTGTCCGTTTCAAGTTGTTGATACAATTTTAGCTAAAATAAAAACATTATGTGATATTATTATTGTTGATTTTCATGCTGAAGCGACTTCGGAAAAAATGGCAATGGGTTGGCATTTAGATGGCAAAGTTTCAGCGGTAGTGGGGACGCATACGCATATTCAAACGGCTGACGAGCGGATTCTAACGAAAGGTACGGGCTATATTACTGATTTAGGGATGGTTGGTCCTTGGAATTCTATTTTAGGAGTAGAAAAGGAAATAATTATAAATAAATTTATTACAGCTTTACCCACAAAATTTAATTTAGCCAAAGGTCCTAATGTTTTTAGTGCAGTAGTCTTAAAAGTTGATGAAACTAATGGCGAATGTGTTGACATCTGTCGAATTTTGCTAAAAGAAGAAGAAAAAAATATTTGA
- the miaA gene encoding tRNA (adenosine(37)-N6)-dimethylallyltransferase MiaA, producing the protein MNKVIVIIGPTAVGKTALSIDLAKKLNSEIISGDSMLIYKGFDIGTAKPSVAEQAWIKHHLIDVLEPNSSFSVTEFKERAAELVDNINARGKIPVIAGGTGLYTKALLENYNFNKTSANEDYRLRLEQIAKEQGKEQLHKMLETVDPESAQRLHINDTRRVIRALEVFHQGGEYISQDKELNSNNLLAYDAVVIGLNMDRAKLYERINNRVDIMMENGLLDEVKLLLHNGVKKDCQAMQAIGYKELVWYLEGICSLEFAVDKIKQATRNFAKRQLTWFRRMSYIKWYNVTENKSDLVEEIYKEIALKYRL; encoded by the coding sequence ATGAATAAAGTTATTGTTATAATAGGACCAACGGCAGTCGGAAAAACTGCACTTAGTATTGATTTGGCAAAAAAATTAAATAGTGAAATTATTTCCGGTGATTCGATGCTAATTTATAAGGGTTTTGATATTGGGACAGCCAAACCATCGGTGGCGGAACAGGCTTGGATAAAGCATCACTTGATCGATGTGCTAGAGCCAAATAGTAGTTTTAGTGTGACTGAATTTAAAGAAAGGGCAGCGGAGCTTGTTGATAACATTAATGCCCGAGGTAAAATTCCTGTAATTGCCGGTGGAACCGGTCTTTATACTAAAGCGTTGCTGGAAAATTACAACTTCAACAAAACTTCCGCGAATGAAGATTATCGATTGAGGCTAGAACAAATAGCTAAAGAGCAAGGCAAAGAACAGCTGCATAAAATGTTAGAAACTGTTGACCCGGAGTCAGCACAAAGATTACATATCAATGATACAAGAAGAGTTATTAGGGCGTTGGAAGTTTTTCATCAAGGTGGTGAATATATTTCGCAAGATAAAGAACTAAATTCTAATAACCTTTTAGCTTACGATGCAGTTGTGATTGGCTTAAATATGGATAGAGCTAAACTTTATGAAAGAATCAATAACAGGGTTGATATTATGATGGAAAATGGTCTACTGGATGAAGTGAAATTGTTATTACATAATGGTGTAAAAAAAGATTGTCAAGCGATGCAGGCGATTGGCTATAAAGAGTTGGTATGGTATTTGGAAGGGATTTGTTCATTAGAATTTGCTGTTGATAAAATAAAGCAAGCGACCAGAAACTTTGCCAAACGACAATTAACCTGGTTTAGAAGAATGTCTTATATAAAGTGGTATAATGTAACAGAAAATAAGAGTGATTTAG
- a CDS encoding stage V sporulation protein S has protein sequence MEVLKVSAKSNPNSVAGALAGVLRERGAAEMQAIGAGALNQAVKAVAIARGFVAPHGVDLICIPAFTDIVIDGEERTAMKLIIEPR, from the coding sequence ATGGAAGTATTAAAGGTATCAGCTAAATCAAATCCTAATTCTGTTGCAGGAGCATTAGCAGGCGTATTAAGAGAACGTGGTGCGGCTGAGATGCAAGCGATTGGTGCAGGAGCACTTAATCAAGCCGTCAAAGCTGTAGCGATAGCCAGAGGCTTTGTAGCACCTCATGGTGTTGATCTGATTTGTATTCCAGCTTTCACCGATATTGTTATTGATGGTGAAGAGCGTACGGCAATGAAGTTAATAATTGAACCAAGATAG
- the miaB gene encoding tRNA (N6-isopentenyl adenosine(37)-C2)-methylthiotransferase MiaB: MTESNNNLNKIDSKKFFSITYGCQMNENDTERLAGQLRCLGYEEGQDMESADLIFINTCCVRESAENKIYGKIGELKRLKSNNPNLIVGVTGCMAQKNREKLFKRAPHIDFILGTHNVHQLIKVVKDVEESKQQVLAVIDSAEEMPSSIPTARKGGVSAWVTIMYGCNNFCTYCIVPYVRGRERSREVVDIIEEIKQLAATGVKEVTLLGQNVNSYGKDNNGADFADLLAEIDKVDGIERIRYMTSHPRDMNDKVIETIKNSNKICEHFHLPIQSGCNEILKEMNRGYTVEYYKELVQKIRTALPNASITTDLIMGFPGETPDHFAETLELIKAIKYDAAYTFLYSKRSGTPAATMLNQVELSEKKKRLQALMAVQNDISLNINKSYEGKVVEVMVEGPSKSDKTRFTGRTRTNKIVIWDKQGDEATGDLINVKITKAQTWVLNGELI; the protein is encoded by the coding sequence ATGACAGAATCAAATAATAATTTAAATAAAATAGATAGTAAAAAGTTTTTTTCGATAACATATGGTTGCCAAATGAATGAAAATGATACGGAGCGCTTAGCTGGTCAATTAAGATGTTTAGGCTATGAAGAAGGTCAAGATATGGAAAGCGCAGATTTAATTTTTATTAATACTTGCTGCGTTAGAGAAAGTGCTGAAAATAAAATTTATGGGAAAATTGGTGAACTAAAGAGGCTAAAAAGCAATAACCCTAATTTGATTGTTGGTGTAACTGGTTGTATGGCTCAAAAAAATAGAGAAAAATTATTTAAACGAGCACCACATATCGATTTTATCTTAGGAACCCATAACGTTCATCAGTTAATAAAAGTTGTTAAGGACGTTGAGGAATCAAAACAGCAAGTTTTAGCAGTAATTGATTCAGCCGAGGAAATGCCATCAAGCATACCGACGGCTCGCAAAGGTGGAGTATCGGCTTGGGTTACAATTATGTATGGTTGTAATAATTTTTGTACATATTGTATTGTGCCATATGTTAGAGGTCGTGAGCGTAGCCGTGAGGTAGTTGATATTATTGAAGAAATAAAACAATTAGCGGCAACCGGAGTCAAAGAAGTAACGTTACTAGGTCAAAATGTTAACTCTTATGGTAAAGATAACAATGGTGCTGATTTTGCAGATTTATTGGCTGAAATTGATAAGGTTGATGGAATTGAAAGAATTCGTTATATGACATCTCATCCCCGTGATATGAATGATAAAGTTATTGAAACGATAAAAAACAGTAATAAAATTTGTGAACATTTTCATTTGCCAATTCAATCAGGTTGTAATGAGATCTTAAAGGAAATGAACAGGGGTTATACTGTTGAATATTATAAAGAATTGGTACAAAAAATTAGAACAGCATTGCCGAATGCGTCGATAACTACTGACTTAATTATGGGTTTCCCTGGAGAGACTCCAGACCACTTTGCCGAAACGTTAGAGTTAATTAAAGCAATCAAATATGATGCGGCGTACACTTTTTTATATTCAAAACGGTCAGGGACTCCAGCTGCGACGATGCTCAACCAAGTTGAGTTAAGTGAGAAGAAAAAACGCTTACAAGCTTTAATGGCAGTACAAAATGATATTAGTTTAAATATTAATAAAAGTTATGAGGGGAAAGTTGTTGAAGTTATGGTGGAAGGACCTAGTAAGTCTGATAAAACTAGGTTTACCGGCAGAACCAGAACTAATAAAATAGTTATTTGGGATAAACAAGGTGATGAAGCTACCGGCGATTTAATCAATGTCAAAATAACCAAAGCACAAACTTGGGTGCTTAATGGTGAATTAATTTAG
- the mutS gene encoding DNA mismatch repair protein MutS: protein MTNKYTPMINQYLQIKEQHQNEILFFRLGDFYEMFFEDAQTASRELEITLTGRDGGAKNKIPMCGVPYHAAENYIARLIAKGYKVAICEQVEDVAQSKGIVKREVIKIITPGTVLGESILTDNSNNYLVLLYQKDDAFCLSGTDISTGECFYSVYQGIQQALFDQLYRLMPAEVVIVEGFSYQDEVETFISTKLNNCSCSIVPAQNDLMKLLESHFAIEQMPREECGKNGVGNLVYYLHKTLKNDLAHLNVLNYIDVSENLLIDSFTLRNLEITRNLRDGSKKDTLLAVLDFTKTAMGSRLLKKWLESPLVNIAKIIERQEAVEELVQDFSCREEIGSSLKEIYDFERLLTRIEVNTANARDLVALKTSLANLPGVKNNLLSSKSRLLQKINKNIELFTPVVELLEEAIVDNPGLSLKDGNIIKENYNKDLDELRAISSDSKSMLSEMEQSEKERTGIKSLKIGYNKVFGYYLEVTHSNTAAVPEHYIRKQTLANAERYITPELKDFENKILGAQEKIVNIEYQLFSEIRDKIKTVLVSIQKTAQEIAQIDVLMSLSEAANRNNYVRPNLTNTGEIIIKDGRHPLVEKLLQKELFVPNDTDLNHYDSEIMIITGPNMAGKSTYMRQVALLVLMAQVGSFIPAREAYINPVDSIFTRIGASDDLASGQSTFMVEMNEVAQILKNATKNSLIILDEIGRGTSTFDGMSIARAVIEYIKSKIGAKTLFATHYHELTDLDSYDTCIKNYSVAVRERGSEIVFLRRIVLGGADKSYGIHVAKLAGLPKKITDRANEILDILEKNQLGPEPARKTNLRNEDSSELSLFTNTISEQLLTLDVMSMSPLEALNELYRLQQQAKEDAGKI, encoded by the coding sequence ATGACTAATAAATATACTCCAATGATTAATCAATATTTACAAATAAAAGAACAACATCAAAATGAAATATTGTTTTTTCGTTTAGGTGATTTTTATGAAATGTTTTTTGAAGATGCACAGACTGCATCCAGAGAACTTGAAATAACTTTAACTGGTCGTGATGGTGGAGCCAAAAACAAAATACCAATGTGCGGGGTGCCATATCATGCTGCGGAAAACTATATTGCTAGATTGATTGCCAAAGGCTATAAGGTTGCTATTTGTGAACAAGTTGAAGATGTTGCGCAAAGCAAAGGCATTGTGAAGCGCGAAGTTATAAAAATTATTACGCCAGGAACGGTTTTAGGAGAAAGTATCTTAACTGATAACAGTAATAATTACTTGGTGCTTTTATATCAAAAAGATGATGCTTTTTGTTTAAGTGGTACAGATATTTCCACTGGTGAATGTTTTTACAGTGTTTATCAAGGAATACAACAAGCGTTATTTGATCAACTATATCGCTTAATGCCAGCTGAGGTCGTTATAGTAGAGGGCTTTAGTTATCAAGATGAAGTTGAAACTTTTATCAGTACAAAACTAAATAATTGTAGCTGTAGTATAGTGCCGGCACAGAATGATTTAATGAAATTATTAGAGAGTCATTTTGCAATAGAACAAATGCCAAGAGAAGAATGTGGTAAAAATGGCGTTGGTAATTTAGTGTATTATTTACATAAAACACTAAAAAATGATTTAGCACATTTAAATGTATTAAATTATATTGATGTTTCAGAAAATTTGTTAATTGACAGTTTTACTTTGCGTAATTTGGAAATAACGAGAAACTTGCGAGATGGCAGCAAGAAGGATACTTTATTAGCAGTGCTTGATTTTACCAAAACTGCGATGGGGAGCAGATTGCTGAAAAAATGGCTAGAAAGTCCGTTGGTTAATATTGCTAAAATTATTGAAAGACAAGAAGCCGTAGAAGAGCTTGTTCAAGATTTTTCCTGTCGCGAAGAAATAGGCTCTAGCTTAAAAGAAATTTATGATTTTGAAAGATTGCTAACACGAATTGAAGTTAATACCGCTAATGCCAGAGATTTGGTTGCCTTAAAAACTTCGTTGGCTAATTTACCGGGGGTAAAAAATAATTTATTGTCTAGTAAATCAAGATTATTGCAAAAAATTAACAAAAACATAGAATTGTTTACGCCGGTTGTTGAGCTATTAGAAGAAGCCATTGTTGATAATCCAGGCCTGTCGTTAAAAGATGGTAATATAATAAAGGAAAACTATAATAAAGACCTGGATGAATTAAGAGCCATTTCAAGTGACAGCAAAAGTATGTTATCAGAGATGGAACAAAGTGAAAAAGAAAGAACCGGGATAAAGTCGCTTAAAATCGGTTATAATAAAGTTTTTGGTTATTATCTTGAGGTTACACACTCTAATACTGCGGCGGTGCCAGAACATTATATCAGAAAGCAAACTTTAGCTAATGCTGAACGCTATATTACGCCAGAGCTAAAAGATTTTGAAAATAAGATTTTAGGTGCACAAGAAAAAATAGTTAACATTGAATATCAACTGTTTAGTGAAATTAGAGATAAAATTAAAACTGTTTTAGTATCTATTCAAAAAACAGCACAAGAAATAGCACAAATAGATGTGTTGATGAGTTTAAGTGAGGCTGCTAATAGAAATAATTATGTGCGCCCTAATTTGACTAATACCGGCGAAATTATTATTAAAGATGGAAGACACCCATTAGTCGAAAAACTTTTACAAAAAGAACTGTTTGTACCAAATGATACCGACTTAAATCATTATGATAGTGAAATTATGATTATAACAGGACCTAATATGGCTGGTAAATCAACTTATATGAGACAAGTTGCGTTATTAGTTCTAATGGCACAGGTGGGAAGTTTTATTCCGGCAAGAGAAGCTTATATTAATCCTGTTGATTCAATTTTTACTAGAATTGGTGCTAGTGATGATTTAGCTAGCGGTCAAAGCACTTTTATGGTAGAAATGAATGAAGTTGCCCAAATTTTAAAAAATGCTACTAAAAATAGTTTGATAATTTTGGACGAAATTGGTAGGGGTACTAGTACTTTTGATGGTATGAGTATTGCTAGAGCAGTGATTGAATATATTAAGAGTAAAATTGGCGCAAAAACGTTATTTGCGACACATTATCATGAATTGACCGACTTAGACAGTTATGATACTTGCATTAAAAATTATTCGGTCGCAGTAAGGGAACGCGGTAGTGAAATTGTATTTTTACGGCGAATCGTTCTTGGTGGAGCTGATAAGAGTTATGGTATTCATGTTGCTAAATTGGCCGGTTTGCCTAAAAAAATAACAGATCGGGCCAATGAAATACTGGATATATTAGAAAAAAATCAGTTAGGACCAGAACCAGCTAGAAAAACAAATCTTAGAAATGAAGATAGTAGCGAGTTATCTTTATTTACTAATACTATCTCTGAGCAATTATTAACCTTAGATGTGATGAGTATGTCGCCATTAGAGGCGTTGAATGAATTATACCGCTTACAACAGCAAGCTAAAGAGGATGCTGGTAAAATATGA
- a CDS encoding PHP domain-containing protein, translating to MSTDLHIHTNLSDGRMSPTEVIETAIKVGLKNIAITDHDTTKALHILRELNLLNNPHLNIIQGIEFSADQLSNEIHILGYGIDIDNRELQAELANIVVGRKQRVRKMVEKLKALGFDISYEKVMESGKHADSLSRSHIANALVAAGYFEKIGDVFAELLNRNGKGYVPHYKLSCDEIIRLIKVAGGIAVLAHPGLVGDDNLVLDCINRGIQGLEVFHPKHNQAEIGKYLKLAQENNLLITGGSDYHAIPTRYPQQLGMFTLAEGYSEVFLQALKKA from the coding sequence ATGAGTACAGATTTACATATTCATACTAATTTATCAGATGGCCGAATGTCGCCAACTGAAGTTATAGAAACTGCTATTAAGGTTGGTTTGAAAAATATTGCGATTACTGACCATGATACAACAAAGGCCTTGCATATTTTAAGAGAACTTAATTTATTGAATAACCCGCACTTAAACATTATTCAGGGAATTGAATTTAGTGCCGATCAATTATCTAATGAAATTCATATATTAGGTTATGGCATTGATATTGACAATAGAGAATTACAAGCAGAACTTGCTAATATTGTAGTTGGCCGTAAGCAAAGAGTTAGAAAAATGGTTGAAAAGTTAAAAGCATTAGGTTTTGATATTTCTTATGAAAAAGTAATGGAAAGTGGTAAACATGCAGATTCGCTTAGCCGGTCGCATATTGCTAATGCCTTGGTAGCAGCAGGGTATTTTGAAAAAATTGGTGATGTATTTGCTGAGTTGCTGAATAGAAATGGTAAAGGGTATGTTCCACATTATAAATTATCTTGTGATGAAATTATCAGGCTAATAAAAGTAGCAGGTGGTATTGCGGTATTAGCTCATCCTGGACTGGTTGGTGATGATAATTTAGTGCTAGATTGTATTAATAGAGGCATTCAAGGGTTAGAGGTTTTTCACCCGAAGCATAATCAAGCTGAGATTGGTAAATACTTAAAGCTTGCTCAAGAAAATAACTTATTAATAACTGGTGGATCAGATTATCATGCCATTCCAACACGATATCCACAACAATTAGGGATGTTTACGTTAGCGGAAGGTTATAGTGAAGTGTTTTTACAAGCTTTAAAAAAGGCTTAG
- a CDS encoding DUF3870 domain-containing protein yields MYRTIGVILIIDVKNGQIVDADCTLATDLASRHIARALTGHNINEGPEILGKIVDRIYQGGAKRAIITAIKLIYDKYRNFMAEYEVVEEI; encoded by the coding sequence ATGTATAGAACCATTGGTGTAATTTTAATTATCGATGTGAAAAATGGCCAAATAGTTGATGCTGATTGTACTTTAGCGACAGATTTAGCCAGTAGGCATATTGCAAGAGCTCTGACCGGGCATAACATTAATGAGGGACCTGAAATTCTCGGTAAAATTGTTGACCGAATTTATCAAGGTGGAGCTAAACGAGCGATTATTACTGCTATTAAATTAATTTACGATAAATATCGTAATTTTATGGCAGAATATGAGGTTGTTGAAGAAATTTAA
- a CDS encoding class I SAM-dependent methyltransferase: protein MQFIITTITKVNTDLIYQAQALAQKLNKKFVTRNNLSLERLKQDNNVDNILIFTKDGLKAHTSQGDLFFHLNMAQLRILNLNRNQKDHMVEAMDLKPKMSVLDCTLGLGTDATVASYIVGENGKVVGLESATLIYLITKYGLANFNHDNIAINHSLRRIESFNLHYLDYLKAQGDNSFDIVYFDPMFRKPIQDSANFKPMRAIANMEQLQSKALVEALRVAKKRVVIKETKDSMEFERLNISQIYGGKYSSVSYGVIDKG from the coding sequence ATGCAGTTTATTATTACAACTATTACAAAAGTTAATACAGATTTAATTTATCAGGCTCAAGCTTTAGCACAAAAGCTTAATAAAAAATTTGTTACACGAAATAATTTATCACTGGAAAGATTAAAACAAGACAATAATGTCGATAATATTTTGATTTTCACGAAAGATGGGCTAAAAGCTCATACAAGCCAGGGTGATTTGTTTTTTCATTTGAACATGGCACAGTTGCGTATTTTAAATCTTAACCGTAACCAAAAAGATCATATGGTTGAAGCAATGGATTTAAAACCAAAGATGAGTGTCCTTGATTGTACGCTAGGATTGGGGACTGATGCGACAGTTGCCAGCTATATTGTTGGTGAAAATGGTAAAGTTGTTGGGCTTGAAAGTGCAACATTAATTTATTTAATAACAAAATATGGCTTAGCTAATTTTAATCATGATAATATAGCAATAAATCATAGTTTAAGAAGAATTGAAAGCTTTAATCTTCATTATTTAGATTACTTAAAAGCCCAAGGTGATAATAGTTTTGATATAGTTTATTTTGATCCGATGTTTCGCAAGCCCATACAAGATAGTGCTAACTTCAAACCAATGCGAGCTATTGCTAATATGGAGCAACTTCAAAGTAAAGCATTAGTAGAGGCACTACGAGTTGCGAAAAAAAGAGTTGTTATAAAGGAAACTAAAGATAGTATGGAGTTTGAACGGCTAAATATTTCACAAATTTATGGTGGTAAATATAGCAGTGTTAGCTATGGGGTAATAGATAAAGGGTGA
- the mutL gene encoding DNA mismatch repair endonuclease MutL, whose amino-acid sequence MNIIKILDENTANKIAAGEVVDRPSSVIKELVENAIDAGSTKIEIEIMAGGISFMRVTDNGCGMSKADLKLSVQRHATSKLRTAADLNNIETLGFRGEALATIAAVSKFSILSRQAEADFASIIEISGGTITDFSEAGGNIGTTVKVEDLFYNTPARKKFLKTPSSEGSNINEIVVKLAISHPQIAIRFINNNKLVIATPGQGNLFETIKNIYGSKVSAELLEVNAKIEEFSIKGFLSKPTVLRSSRQWQTFIVNNRVINSRSIAKAIDNAYHSLLPKSGYPLAVLAITIPNIDIDVNVHPQKSELKFADEGRLFRAVYHAIVDTIKKPQEIEEIVTNIHDLKPKFHDSPLNFVERSYQDIPVVENNYYANKDYENFSQNNHYNDCSTEQTVLREKINTVLEENRLNDYQVQNTMENRFVAAIGQVDNCYIIATDGSGLFIIDQHAAHERILYDRFAKNTDKIPSQQLLMHIFMDLTEKECEFINDNKEVFLKLGFNMEQAGPNSMRLLEVPSDVQIVEAENIIKEILESLENLHNVSPQELRHQTLQITACKAAIKAGDKLSLMQMNFIIEELNNTMLPYTCPHGRPSIIKFSSNELAKMFKRT is encoded by the coding sequence ATGAATATAATTAAAATCTTAGATGAAAATACAGCGAATAAAATTGCTGCCGGAGAAGTGGTCGATAGACCATCTTCCGTTATCAAAGAATTAGTAGAAAATGCTATCGATGCAGGCAGTACTAAAATTGAAATAGAGATAATGGCTGGTGGAATTAGCTTTATGAGGGTAACTGATAATGGCTGCGGTATGAGTAAAGCTGATTTGAAGTTATCAGTACAACGTCATGCTACCAGTAAATTAAGAACAGCGGCAGATTTGAATAATATAGAAACGTTGGGGTTTCGTGGTGAAGCCTTGGCGACCATTGCTGCTGTATCAAAGTTTTCAATTTTGAGCCGACAAGCTGAAGCTGATTTTGCTAGTATTATTGAAATTAGCGGAGGAACTATTACAGATTTTTCAGAAGCCGGTGGCAATATCGGTACTACGGTTAAGGTTGAAGATTTGTTTTACAATACTCCAGCTCGTAAAAAATTCTTAAAAACACCAAGTAGCGAAGGCAGTAATATTAACGAAATTGTTGTTAAATTAGCAATTTCTCATCCGCAAATTGCTATTCGGTTTATTAATAATAACAAATTAGTTATAGCGACCCCGGGACAAGGAAATTTATTTGAAACAATTAAAAATATCTATGGTAGTAAAGTTAGTGCTGAGTTGTTGGAAGTTAATGCTAAGATTGAAGAGTTTTCAATAAAAGGTTTCTTATCAAAACCAACAGTATTAAGAAGTAGTAGGCAATGGCAAACGTTTATTGTTAACAATAGGGTTATTAATAGCCGTAGTATTGCCAAAGCAATAGATAATGCTTATCACTCTTTGTTACCAAAGTCTGGTTATCCCTTGGCGGTGCTGGCAATAACTATTCCTAATATTGATATTGATGTTAATGTTCATCCGCAAAAAAGTGAATTGAAATTTGCTGATGAAGGAAGATTGTTTAGAGCGGTTTATCATGCTATTGTTGATACTATCAAAAAACCGCAAGAAATTGAAGAAATTGTCACTAATATTCATGACCTAAAACCGAAATTTCATGATTCACCGCTGAATTTTGTTGAAAGATCTTATCAAGATATCCCAGTGGTTGAAAATAATTATTATGCTAATAAAGATTATGAAAATTTTAGTCAGAATAATCATTATAATGACTGTAGTACAGAACAGACTGTGTTAAGAGAAAAAATTAATACGGTGCTTGAAGAAAATAGACTGAATGATTATCAAGTGCAAAATACGATGGAAAATAGATTTGTTGCAGCCATTGGTCAGGTTGATAATTGTTATATTATTGCTACGGATGGCAGTGGTTTATTTATTATTGATCAGCATGCAGCACATGAGCGGATATTATATGATCGTTTTGCAAAAAATACTGATAAAATACCTTCTCAGCAATTATTAATGCATATTTTTATGGATTTAACGGAAAAGGAATGTGAGTTCATTAATGACAATAAGGAAGTTTTTCTTAAATTGGGTTTTAATATGGAGCAAGCCGGTCCTAATAGTATGAGATTATTGGAAGTGCCAAGTGATGTGCAGATTGTGGAAGCGGAAAATATCATTAAAGAAATTTTGGAAAGTTTAGAAAATCTGCATAATGTTTCACCACAAGAATTGCGTCACCAGACACTACAAATAACTGCGTGTAAAGCAGCTATAAAAGCTGGTGACAAACTTAGTTTAATGCAAATGAACTTTATTATTGAAGAGCTTAATAATACAATGTTACCTTATACTTGTCCGCATGGACGACCTTCGATTATCAAGTTTAGCAGTAATGAGTTGGCTAAAATGTTTAAAAGGACTTAA
- a CDS encoding Asp23/Gls24 family envelope stress response protein — protein MEVLALVGPSGTGKSHRALVVAHDYNVDAIIDDGILIMGTKIIAGKSAKREASRIQAVRRAIFMEDEHAMEVHQALLKVQPNRLLLLGTSENMVHKIAKALKVPAISKIIRIEDIASQAEIEKAQHCRLKEGKHIIPVPTIELKPHFSGYLIDPLDIFFKRSKNTRRKLGEKSIVRPIFSYYGKLIISDDAISAIVNKVAIDNGIAKTKHVRIRRDTEHNSEKGIDIKLDVILYYGEPFNELVYNTQEKIRTAIEYMTGMNVKKVDILVKSFIFDDRRK, from the coding sequence ATGGAAGTATTAGCGTTAGTAGGTCCTAGCGGCACAGGAAAGAGCCATCGGGCATTAGTTGTCGCACATGATTATAATGTAGATGCAATAATTGATGATGGAATTTTAATAATGGGTACAAAAATTATTGCAGGAAAATCTGCAAAAAGAGAAGCTAGTAGAATTCAAGCTGTGCGAAGAGCAATTTTCATGGAAGATGAGCATGCGATGGAGGTACACCAAGCCTTGTTGAAAGTACAGCCAAATCGGTTGTTACTTTTGGGAACTTCGGAAAACATGGTTCATAAAATTGCTAAAGCACTAAAAGTACCGGCTATTAGCAAAATTATTAGAATTGAAGATATTGCTTCACAAGCAGAGATTGAAAAAGCACAACATTGTCGATTGAAAGAAGGGAAGCACATTATTCCGGTTCCGACAATTGAGCTAAAACCTCACTTTTCCGGATATTTGATTGATCCCTTAGATATATTTTTTAAACGATCAAAAAATACTAGACGCAAATTAGGAGAAAAATCAATTGTTAGACCAATCTTCAGCTATTATGGTAAATTAATAATTTCTGACGATGCAATTAGTGCGATAGTCAATAAAGTAGCAATTGATAATGGAATTGCTAAAACTAAGCATGTTAGAATTAGACGCGATACAGAACATAATTCTGAAAAAGGAATTGATATAAAATTAGATGTTATACTGTATTATGGTGAGCCGTTTAATGAATTAGTATATAATACACAAGAAAAGATCAGAACGGCAATAGAATATATGACAGGGATGAATGTGAAAAAAGTAGATATATTAGTAAAAAGCTTTATTTTTGACGATCGGAGGAAGTAA